In bacterium, the genomic window CGACGGCGACGGTGTGGTGGCGCGCTCGGGGCGGCGGGGGCGGATCCCGGCGATCCGGTGGGCTCTCATGAGCCGCTGGCGCGCTCGGCGTTCACTTGGCGGCCCCTGTCTCCCAGCTCCGCGGCCACACGGGGCGACCCGTAGGCCCCGTCGGAGGCGGCGCGGATCTCCCTGATTCCTGCGACCAGGGTCGCCTCGGCGCGCTCTCGGGCCGTCGGCGCGGCCCCCTGGGCGGCGCGCCGGTCATAGAACGCCTGGCGGCTCGCACCTGCTGTGGCGCAGCACAGCACCGTCGGGAACCCTTCGGCCCCCCGGGCGGCGACCCGCCGATAGCGGGTCACTGTCCCGACTCCTTCACCCAGCCGCCGCCGCTCGTTTGAGCAGATCACGCTCCATGCGCAACTGGGCGTTCTCGCGGCGCAGCCGCGCCGGCTCGGCCCGCTCGCCGGTGGCGAGCCCCTCACGCTCGCCGCGGCCGACCCGCGCCCGGCGCGCCCAGTTGCCCAGATTCGACTCCCCGATCCCCAACGCCCGGGCCACCGACGCGATGCTGCGGCCCTCATCGACCACCAGCGCCACCGCGTCAGCCTTGAACTCCTTCGGGAACGACCTCCGCGCCCGGCCCGGCTCCAACACCGGCCCCGACCGACTGGCCTCTCGCATCCTTGACACGGCTACCTCCCAATCGACGTGACCGGCCAACGGGGGGAGGCACCAACGGCACAACGCCGCCGTCGTCTGCGTCGCCCGACGCCGCTGCAACATCATCCTCGCCATGCTCAAAACCCAAACCCCCCACCAGCCACCCCAACCCCTGCCCGCCTAGAAAAGGCTCGACAACAAGACAGGGACACCCCCCAAGCCCTCAACGAACACCTACGCCGCGCCCAACAAGACACTGTTGCCACGACCGGCTGAATCCGGTCAATACCTGTCGATCCGCTACACCGAACGCCTCGCCGCCAACGACATCGTCGCCTCGGTCCCTCACGGGGCGACAGCTACGACAACGCCCCCGCCGAGGCCACCATCGGGCTCGACAAGACCGAACTCGTGCGCCACCGCGGCCCCCGGCGGAGCCTCGACGACCTCGAACCGGCGACTTTGGAATGCGTCGACCGGTTCAACCGCCGGCGCATCCACCACCACAACACCGGCCGCGTCCCCCCAGCCGACGCCGAGCACCCCCACTACCGTCAACACCACCCAGGCCACCAGGCCACGACCCAAACCAAACAGCCCGCATGAAACCCGGGGAGGTTCACAACCGCCAGTGGGGCGCCGACGGCGTGCGGGTCCGCCACCTCGAGGACGTGGGGCCGGCTCTGACGGCAGCGATCGACGCCCAGATGAACGCCGGGCGCACCACCGTCCTGGAGGTGATGTGCACCAAGGAGCTGGGCGACCCGTTCCGCAAGGACGCCCTCAGCCGCTCCGTCCGCTACCTGGAGAAGTACGCCGACTACACCTGACCGCGCCGCAGGCCATCGTCGGATGTGGCCGGCGGTTCATCGGTCGGCTTCACACTTGATCTGGGGACGGCCGCTCCCGGGCGCTGCGGTGGTAGCGGCGTCGAGGAGATCCTGTGTGACGGCGGCGCCCGGGTCGGGCTGATCGGCCGGCTTGTTGAAGTGTGACAGGACGTTGATGCCGAGGTGCGCGTAAGCGGCGGCGAGGTCGCTGCACAGAGGCTCGAAATGCGCCTTCCACATCGCCCACGTGTCGCCCGGGCGCAACGTCGCCGCCGCGTCGGCGATCGCTTGCGCGGCGAGGCGGAAGTCCTCGATGCTCGGCAGCGGGGGCGCCGCGAGCGGGGCCGCGCCGCCGGGTCCATCGACGTTGCACCGGACCTGTGACGTGGACGCTGTGGGATCCGCTTCGGTTGCCGAGACGAGGCCCGCCCCGCTGATCGGATCGGCCCCGCCGGCCGCCGTCGGCCACGCGAATGCCGCGTCCATCTCCACGGCGACATCGGCGTAGAGGATCGCCAGCCGCGCGCACCGCGCGGAGAAGTAGCTCTCCCAGTCCGCCCACGTCGCTGTGCGCGGATTCGCCGGGGTCGCCGCCCGCGCCTGCCGCTCGACCTCCAGAGCCGCCACCGCCGCCGCGGTCCGCCGCGCCGGTGAGGCGCTGATCTGCTCCGCGGTGTCGTCGGCGACGTGCTGCACCAGAACCACCGCCAGCGCTGCGAGGCCCGCCAGAGCCGCCACAACCAGCAGCCACTCCAACGCCACCAACCCAGACTCGCCGGCGCGACCCCCACGCCGCGCCCTCATCCGGGTCGAAACACCGACGTCTTCACCGCAGCATGATCAGATGGGTCCGGCGGGGTCACGTGTCGTTGTCGCCTTGGAGGTCGGTGGCGATGGCGCCCCAGCAGGTGGCGGTGCGGTCGCTGCGCAGCGCGCACGAGTGGGAGAGGCCGGCGGCGACGGCTATGTAGGCGCCGGCGGGCGCGTCGGTCTGGCCGTCCTCGTTGTTTCCCCAGCAGGCGACGGTGGCGTCGGCGCGCAGCGCGCAGGAATGCCTGCCGGCGGTGGAGATCGCCGTGAACGTGCCGGCGGGGTCGTCGATCTCGCCGTATATATTCCTTCCCCAGCAGGCGATGGTGGCGTTCGTGCGTATCCCGCAGGAATGCCCGACACCGGCGGTCACCGCCGTGAAGGTGCCGCCCGGCGAGGGGTGGTTCCACCAGCGGCCCCAACACTCCACGGTGGCGTCGGGGCGCAGCCCGCAGGCGTGGCCGCTGCTGGTGACGAGCGCGGTGAAGGCGCCCGCCGGCGGGTCGGTTCGGGCGAGACGATTCTCGCCCCAGCACGCCGCGGCGCCGTCGCGGCGCAGCGCGCACGCGCCCGAACCGCCGAGAGACACGGCGACGAACTCGCCCGCCGGCGGGTCCAACTCGTCGTAGGGGAGCCCTCCCCAGCAAGCGATGGCGCCGTCGGGGCGCAGCGCGCACCCATGAAAGCTGCCGACGGAGACCGCCACGAACGAGCCCGCCGGCGGGCTGGTGTTGCCGGAGTAGACGCCATTCGGAATGTGGTGCCCTCCCCAGCAGCCGATCGCGGCGTCGGGGCGCAACCCGCACGCATAACTCAAGCCGGCGGAGATATCCACGAACGGGCCGCCGCCCGGCGCGTCCGACTGGCCGTAGAGGATCCCCCCCCAGCAGGCGATGGCGCCGTCGGGGCGCAGCCCGCACGAATGACCGCCGCCGGCAGAGACGGCGGTGAACTCGCCCGCCGGCGCGTCGACGCCGCCCCACTCGTTCAATCCCCAGCACACAACGGTGGCGTCGGGGCGCAGCCCGCACGAATGGTCCCGCCCGACAGAGACCGTGGCGAACTCGCCCTCCGGGGCGTAGGTGGGGACGACCGTTCTGGCCCATCCCCAGCAGGCGATGGCGCCGTCGGGGCGCACCCCGCACGAACGGTCCCATCCGGCGCTCACTGACGTGAACTCGCCCGCCGGCGCGTAGACTTGGCGGCCGTACTCGTTCTTTCCCCAGCACGCGATGGTGGCGTCGGAGCGCAGCGCGCACGAATGACCGTCGCCGGCGGACACAGCGGTGAACTCGCCTGTCGGCGCGTCGGTCTCGCCGTGCTTGTTCCATCCCCAGCACACGACGCTGGAGTCGGGGCGCAGCCCACACGAATGAGTGCCGCCCGCGGACACCGCGGCGAACGCTCCCGACGGCGCGTCGGCCTGGCCGAAGTCGTTCCAGCCCCAGCACGCGACGCTGGCGTCGCCGCGCAGCCCGCACGAATGCAACCCGCCGGCGGACACCGCGGTGAAGGAGCCTCGCGGGGGCCTGGCCCCGCCGTGGTCGTTCCGCCCCCAACACGTCACAGTGGCGTCGCCGCGCAGCCCGCACGAATGATAATCGCCGGCGGAGACCGCCGTGAACGCATACACGACCGGGGCCCCGACATCCGTCGGCAGCGGCGGAACCTCAAGCGGTACCACCAACTCGGGCACGGGTTCCAACGGCTCCGGTGCCGGTTCGTTCTCCGGGAGTTCCCGCACCGTCTGCGGGGCGGTCGTGTCGGGCGGGCTCGTGTTGGCGCAGGTCGCCGCGAGCAGGGCCAGGCCAACGAAGCCCAAGGCGAGCCGGTCGAGGCGTTTGGTGGGTGTGTGGTGTGTGGACTTGGGGGGTTCGGGGTTGACAGGTGCGTCGGCTGGGATTGTGTGTGTGGCGGGGATGAGGGGTGGGGGGGTGTGGGGGTTCATGTGGGACGCTTGGGGGTGGCTGGCGTGGTGTCAGGGGTTCGGTGTGGTGGGCGGGTTCAGTCGGCAGGTATGTGCGGTTTCGTCGTCGTGGACGGTCTTGTGGAGGGTGTAGCCCTTGGGGCATTCGTGGGTGGTGATGGTGAGGGCGGTCTTGGTGATGGTGCGCTCGCAGGTGTGTTTGACGGTGCCGGCGACGTGGTCCTCGTAGAGTCGGTAGGGAGGTTCGCCGGCGGGGACCTTTCGGCAGCTGGCCGGTGTGGTGGTTACGGTGGCGGCGATGGTGTCGGTCTTTGTGCAGGTGGGCGGGTCGGCGGGGTCGGCCGGCTCGACGCGGGCGTGGGCGGCGGGGCAGGCGTAGATCGTGGGCCGGATGGGGGCTCGGGTGGTGACTTTGACGCAGCTCTGGCCTGAGAGGGTGTAGCCTGGGGGCGCGTCGTCGCAGTCGTAGCTGACGGTGGGCGCGGCGGTCAGGACGCAGTCCGTGCCCGACAGGGTCCCCGCGCTGCACGAATAGGTCGTCGTGGTCTTCGGCGTGGCCGTCAGGACGCAGTCCGTGCCCGACAGGGTCCCCGCGCTGCACGAATAGGTCGTCGTGGTCTTCGGCGTGGCCGTCAGGACGCAGTCCGTGCCCGACAGGGTCCCCGCGCTGCACGAATAGGTCGTCGTGGTCTTCGGCGTGGCCGTCAGGACGCAGTCCGTGCCCGACAGGGTCCCCGCGCTGCACGAATAGGTCGTCGTGGTCTTCGGCGTGGCCGTCAGGACGCAGTCCGTGCCCGACAGGGTCCCCGCGCTGCACGAATAGGTCGTCGTGGTCTTCGGCGTGGCCGTCAGGACGCAGTCCGTGCCCGACAGGGTCCCCGCGCTGCACGAATAGGTGACCGTGGCGGCGGCGGTGAGTTTCTTGCGGCACAGATGGAAAAGGCCGTTGTAGACGATCGTGTAGCCCGCCGGGCACGCCGTGCCCGTCAGGCTGGCGTAGACGTACCTGTAACAGGAAGTGCCGTCGAGGGTGTAGCCCGACGGGCAGGAGTACGCCGCCGTCGCCGCCACGGTCTTGCGGCAATAGCGGGTGATCGCGCCGCCCAGCAGTTTCGACACCAGCCGGTACCCCGACCTGCACTCATAGGTCGTCTCCGCGGTCGCCGGCGCCGACTTCTCGCACCGATACCCCGCCACGCCCGGCTGCACGAAGAACCTCGCCAAGCGGTAGTCCCCCGAACACGAACGCGTCACCGTCGCCGTCGCCGGGACCGACTTGCGGCAATACTGGCCACCCAACGGGATCCTCACCAGCGAATACCCCTGCGGGCACGAGTTCGTCGTCTCCGCGGTCGCCGGCGCCGACTTCTCGCACCGATACCCCGCCACGCCCGGCTGCACGAAGAACCTCGCCAAGCGGTAGTCCCCCGAACACGAACGCGTCGCCGACGCCGGCACCGAGTCGGTCTTCGAGCAGGACGCCCCGCCACCGACCGGCGTGTATCCCTCCTCGCACTCCGGGTCCCCAAGGCTCGCCGTCGGCGCCGTGACCAGCGTCCGCCGGCACTTCTCCACACCGCCAACATGCACCACCGCATAGGGGGGCTTCCCGCTCGGGCAGCCCGCAACCCGCTCCCCCGGCGTCACCGGCACCGAATCCGGGCGATCACACACGAACCCCGCACCGACAGACCGCAACGCCCAGGGATGCCCATCCTCCGGACACACCCCCGACACCTCGACGATCGGATCCACCGCCACAGGAACCGTGCACGAACCAGCTCCACCAAAGCTCCGACTAGGAGTTGGAACACTCTCCTCCGCCCTCCGCGTATTGCCGCCCGGCGTCTGGAACCTCGCGGTCACCTGCTCGGACAGTTCACTGCGCATCCGCACACCCGCGCGCGCCGCTTGGACGCGGAAACGATGAGTCAACCGCGCTGGCAGGCCCGGAATCGTGGCTCGCACCGAGCAACTGCTCGGATCGGCGTCGACCCGATCGGTCCTGAACGGCGTCGCCGCGCGAAAGCGATAAACATGGACGTAGTAATCTGTCGCGCCGGGCACCGAACTCCACGACAGCACGACGTTCTGACCCTCCACCGTCGCGCTCACGTTCAGCGGCTTGGAGGGTGGACCGTACACAAGCGCTGGCGTGCCCAATGACCATAGATCGTCGTCGAAGTCAAACTGCCATGTCGCATTTTTTTGCGCTCCGCGCCGCGATATCTGCTCAATATCGCCGCGGGTGATACCGAATACTGCGAACTCGTGGCCCGTGATACCAGCGAGCGTAGCGCCGATCGATAGTTTCTGCACAAGCACGTCCTGCCCGTCGTCGTCTTGTACGGTTACTTCACCGGGGACAAGCCATTCTCCCACGAAGTCCCGGCTGAACCAGCCCCGATACTCCCACGGATCGGTCGAGCCCATCCTATGGCGGAACACCACATAGCGCTCCGCATTGCTCACATACCTTATTCCGTCGCCTCCTTCACCCGTATCCCCCGGCGGAGCGCCCGAATATAACCTCCACCCGTTCGAGCCATGCCTGACGAACGTCATCCACAAGCGCCCACCGGGATGATAGAGCGCATGCAGGTCCTTTAGATCCCGCGTTTGAATATCATAAGCCCTGCAAGTATCGAATGCCATCACAGACTTGTAGTGATCGCTGTTATTGCAGCTCTCTTCATTTGTAGCATAGTAATCTCCTAAGCCCAAGGCGTGCCCCAGCTCTTCTATCATGACTCGCCGCTTTATTGCTG contains:
- a CDS encoding transposase, whose protein sequence is MREASRSGPVLEPGRARRSFPKEFKADAVALVVDEGRSIASVARALGIGESNLGNWARRARVGRGEREGLATGERAEPARLRRENAQLRMERDLLKRAAAAG